A stretch of DNA from Leptolyngbya subtilissima AS-A7:
ACGGCCATAGTTGTTGACGGTATGCGCTGCCCCCGTTGCTATGCTCTCGTGCCCCCGCTGCCAAGCCCCCATCGAACTCACCACGATTCAGTGCCCCCGTTGCCAGCTGACCCTCAAGGCCCACGGGCACCCCGGCATGCCGCTGCACCGCACCGAGGGGGATGAGCCCCTCTGCGCCACCTGCCGCTACGACGCCGACGACACCTGCAACTTTCCCCAGCGCCCCCAGGCCACAACCTGCACCCTGTACCGCTCAGTCAAGCCTGCTGAAGACCTGGCGCTGCCCGGCCCTGCGCTCGGTCAGCGCCTGAATTTTTGGCTGCGCAACCATCCGGGACTGATGGCCCTGGGGGGGCTACTGTTGCTGAGCCTGGTGCTGGTGCTGGTGCGCTAGGGCAGTGAGGCTGGCTCTAGGGCGAAAAAGTCAGAGAATACTTGCCCGCCGACAGTGTTGAGCCGGGTTTGCAGATCGTCGAGAAATTCGTGTAGGCCCCGCTGGGTAATTTCGTCGATGGTGAGGTAGTCAAGCTCTGAGCGCAGGCGGCCAAGGGCGCGATCGCTACCGGTTCGCCAGGTGCCCATCGAGGTGCCGGAGATCTGATGGAGCGATCGCTCCGCTTCAATCAGACAAAACTGAATTGAGCGGGGAAATTCCCGATTGAGAATCAAAAACTCCGTCACTCCGCGTGGGGTGATTCGGTACTGGCACTTGCGGTACATTTCGTAGGCGCTGGCCGACTTCAGCAGGGCAATCCACTGCAAATCGTCGAGGGGCGAGCCCACGTCAGTCACCGAGGGCAGCAAAATGAAGTACTTCACGTCGAGAATGCGGGCGGTTTTATCGGCCCGCTCCAGCAGTCGCCCTAGTTGACCAAAGTGCCAGCCCTCGTTGTGGGCCATGGTGGCATCCATCACCCCGGCAAATAGATGGCTAGCCATCTTCACTTCCGGGAAAAAGTTGTGCAGCTCCGACAGCAGCCCGACGTTGGCAGCCTCATTCACCATTAGATAGAACGAGTTCACCTGCTCCCACATTTCTGAGGAAATGACCTCCCGCACCGATCGCGCATTCTCCCGCGCCGACCTGAGGCAGGAGATGATCGAATTGGGGTACTCGCGATCAAAAGTGAGAAATTTCAGAATATTCTCCGCCGAAGCCTCTCCATAGCGGGCCTTGAACAGCCCCTGATCGCCAGTAGTTCTGACCAGGGGCTCCCACTGTTGCTCCATGCCGGGAGGGGCATCCAGCAGTAGATTCAAGTTGACATCCACAAAGCGGGCCACGTTTTCGGCCCGCTCCACATAGCGGTTTAGCCAGTAGATCGAATCGGCGACGCGGCTCAGCATGGGGGTGAGGAAGTAGAGGGGTGAGGGGGTAGGGGGGTGAGGGAGTTAGGGAGGGATGGCTAGGTGGATGATTTTAGGAGTGACAAAACTCTTCTAAACAATCAATTGCTTACACTCCCACTCCTTCAAGGTGAATGGGCAATTTGGCGTTGGGATCGACGGATTTCACGACCCAGGTGTCTTTGCTGCCGCCGCCCTGGGAAGAATTCACCACCAAAGAGCCGCGCTTGAGGGCGACGCGGGTGAGACCACCGGGGTTCACGTAGATATCTTGGCCGTAGAGAATGTAGGGCCGAAGATCGACATGGCAGCCCTCGAAGGTGTCTTCGATCAGGGTGGGTACCCGCGACAGGCAGAGGGTGGGCTGGGCGATGTAGCCGCGGGGGTTAGCGCGAATGCGATCGCCAAACTCAACCCTTTGCTCCTCGGTGGCATGGGGGCCGACCAGCATGCCGTAGCCGCCGGAGGCGTTAGTCGCCTTCACCACCAGCTGATCTAAGTTATCGAGCACGTGGGCCTGCTGAGTGGCGTCTTCGCACAGGTAGGTGGGCACGTTGGGGATCAGCTGGTCTTCGTCGAGGTAGTAGCGAATCATCTGCGGCACGTAGGCATAGACCAGCTTGTCGTCGGCGACGCCGGTGCCGAGGGCGTTCGCTAGGGCCACCCGCCCAGACCGATACACCTCCATCAGCCCCGGCACCCCCAGCAGCGAATCAGGCCGAAAGGCTAGGGGATCGATAAAGTCATCATCGATGCGGCGATACACCACATCGACTCGCTCTAGCCCTTTGGTGGTGCGCATTTTCAGGTAGCCGTCCGACACCACCAGGTCACGCCCTTCCACCAGTTCGACCCCCATCTGCTGGGCCAAAAACGAATGCTCAAAGTAGGCCGAGTTGTACATGCCGGGGGAAAGCACCGCCACCCGAGGGTTCATCAGCGTCTCAGGCACCAGGTTTAGCAGCGTTTCGAGCAGCTGGCTGGCGTAGTCATCCACCGCCGCGATATCCATTGCCGCAAACAGGTGGGGAAAGGTGTTCTTCATCACCCGCCGGTTTTCGAGTACGTAGGAGATGCCCGAGGGGCAGCGCATGTTGTCTTCGAGCACATACCAGGTGCCCTCTTTGTCGCGCACCAAGTCGGTGCCGGTGATGTGGCACCAGATGTTGTTGGGTGGGTTGAGGCCTATGCAGGGCTTGAGAAATCCAGGGGCCGACTCCACCACATGGCGCGGAATCACGCCATCGTTCAAAATCTTCTGATCGTTGTAAACGTCGTGGATAAAGCAGTTGATCGCATAAATGCGCTGCTTGAGGCCCTTTTCAATCCATTCCCAATCGTGCCCTGGCACAATGCGCGGAATCACATCGAAGGGAAAAATGCGCTCGGTGCCCTGATTGTCGCTGTAGACATTAAAGGTGACACCCAGCTTAAACAAGGCGTTTTGCACCGCTTTTTGCCGCTGCTGTAGCTCTACCAACGACAT
This window harbors:
- a CDS encoding alpha-E domain-containing protein, with product MLSRVADSIYWLNRYVERAENVARFVDVNLNLLLDAPPGMEQQWEPLVRTTGDQGLFKARYGEASAENILKFLTFDREYPNSIISCLRSARENARSVREVISSEMWEQVNSFYLMVNEAANVGLLSELHNFFPEVKMASHLFAGVMDATMAHNEGWHFGQLGRLLERADKTARILDVKYFILLPSVTDVGSPLDDLQWIALLKSASAYEMYRKCQYRITPRGVTEFLILNREFPRSIQFCLIEAERSLHQISGTSMGTWRTGSDRALGRLRSELDYLTIDEITQRGLHEFLDDLQTRLNTVGGQVFSDFFALEPASLP
- a CDS encoding circularly permuted type 2 ATP-grasp protein translates to MLFDAYDPGDFFDELFLSQGQPRPEAELLVRRVNAMSLVELQQRQKAVQNALFKLGVTFNVYSDNQGTERIFPFDVIPRIVPGHDWEWIEKGLKQRIYAINCFIHDVYNDQKILNDGVIPRHVVESAPGFLKPCIGLNPPNNIWCHITGTDLVRDKEGTWYVLEDNMRCPSGISYVLENRRVMKNTFPHLFAAMDIAAVDDYASQLLETLLNLVPETLMNPRVAVLSPGMYNSAYFEHSFLAQQMGVELVEGRDLVVSDGYLKMRTTKGLERVDVVYRRIDDDFIDPLAFRPDSLLGVPGLMEVYRSGRVALANALGTGVADDKLVYAYVPQMIRYYLDEDQLIPNVPTYLCEDATQQAHVLDNLDQLVVKATNASGGYGMLVGPHATEEQRVEFGDRIRANPRGYIAQPTLCLSRVPTLIEDTFEGCHVDLRPYILYGQDIYVNPGGLTRVALKRGSLVVNSSQGGGSKDTWVVKSVDPNAKLPIHLEGVGV